A stretch of the Lolium perenne isolate Kyuss_39 chromosome 3, Kyuss_2.0, whole genome shotgun sequence genome encodes the following:
- the LOC127346210 gene encoding pentatricopeptide repeat-containing protein At3g48250, chloroplastic-like, with protein sequence MAPPPASSHLRLLLLRRHRLFSTATTPIPSTPPPAPAPTTESVLYSLRSLSKEDPSLALAFFRRSAESGHPLGSAAYNLMLRTLASRPTSAAQHFWPFLSDMEAAGHSVDQGTYLAALASFKKASLNADYASLTDRLAKARTDAHPVAAAVLRGLDDEEEDGSLDKRLEGVELTETAVTKVLREVRDHPAKALAFFRWAGRQNCGYKHESAAYNAMARVLGREESMREFWDLIQEMKAHGMHLDIDTYVKLSKQFQKRRMMTQAVELYELMMDSPYKPSQADGPLLLRRIAVGPSPDLELAYRVVRKYEAVYEFKSKDVFDGIHRALTSNGRFDEAAEVMYDMRAAGHQPDNITYSQLVFGLCKANKCDEARKVFDEMEAEGCVPDLKTWTMLIQGHCAAGEVDKALHYLTEMIENNLDADADLLDVMVKGLCNQDKVDAAHTLFVEMVDKGELSPWKHTYKHIIRELLRVRKLEEALGLLKSMKARKFPPFADPFPPKIAEYGTLEDARDFLKALKRSVNTYPAYTVYLLMFKSFFAEGRYSEARDLLYKCPFHIRKHHEVTKLFESIKAKTTS encoded by the coding sequence ATGGCGCCGCCGCCTGCCTCCTCCCAcctccgtctcctcctcctccgccggcaccgcctcttctccaccgccaccacccccATCCCCTCCACGCCTCCACCCGCGCCGGCCCCGACCACGGAGTCGGTCCTCTACTCGCTCCGCAGCCTCTCCAAGGAGGACCCGTCCCTCGCGCTCGCCTTCTTCCGCCGCTCCGCCGAGTCGGGCCACCCACTGGGGTCCGCAGCCTACAACCTCATGCTCCGTACCCTCGCCTCCCGCCCCACTTCCGCCGCGCAGCACTTCTGGCCCTTCCTCAGCGACATGGAAGCCGCCGGTCACTCCGTCGACCAGGGCACCTACCTCGCCGCCCTCGCCTCCTTCAAGAAGGCCAGCCTCAACGCTGACTACGCCTCACTCACCGACCGCCTCGCCAAGGCCAGGACCGACGCCCaccccgtcgccgccgccgtcctccgcgggctcgacgacgaggaggaggatggttCGCTCGATAAGAGGCTGGAGGGCGTCGAGCTCACGGAGACCGCCGTCACCAAGGTGCTCCGGGAGGTGAGGGACCACCCGGCCAAGGCCCTGGCCTTCTTCCGGTGGGCCGGCCGGCAGAACTGCGGCTACAAGCATGAGTCCGCCGCTTACAACGCCATGGCCAGGGTGCTCGGCCGGGAGGAGTCCATGCGGGAGTTCTGGGACCTCATCCAGGAGATGAAGGCTCACGGGATGCACCTGGACATCGACACCTACGTCAAGCTCTCCAAGCAGTTCCAGAAACGCCGCATGATGACCCAGGCCGTAGAGCTCTACGAGCTCATGATGGACAGCCCCTACAAGCCGTCCCAGGCGGACGGGCCGTTGCTCCTCAGGCGCATCGCCGTGGGGCCGTCGCCTGATCTCGAGCTGGCCTATCGAGTAGTGAGGAAGTACGAGGCCGTGTATGAGTTCAAATCCAAGGACGTGTTTGATGGGATCCACAGGGCTCTTACCAGCAACGGCAGGTTCGATGAGGCCGCCGAGGTCATGTATGATATGAGAGCCGCCGGCCACCAGCCAGACAACATTACATATAGCCAGCTGGTGTTTGGGCTATGCAAGGCCAACAAGTGCGATGAGGCtcgcaaggtgtttgatgaaatggaggCTGAGGGTTGTGTGCCCGATCTCAAGACCTGGACCATGTTGATTCAAGGGCATTGTGCGGCTGGGGAGGTGGACAAGGCTCTGCACTACTTGACAGAAATGATCGAGAACAACTTGGACGCAGATGCTGATTTGCTGGATGTCATGGTCAAAGGCCTGTGTAACCAAGACAAGGTTGATGCTGCTCACACTCTGTTTGTTGAGATGGTGGACAAGGGCGAGTTAAGCCCTTGGAAGCACACTTACAAGCATATCATTCGCGAGTTGCTGAGGGTGAGGAAACTCGAGGAGGCGCTGGGGCTTCTTAAATCAATGAAAGCCCGCAAGTTTCCACCCTTTGCAGACCCTTTCCCTCCTAAAATTGCTGAATACGGGACCCTTGAAGATGCTAGGGACTTTCTCAAGGCCTTGAAACGGTCAGTGAATACCTATCCGGCATACACTGTCTATCTGCTAATGTTCAAGTCATTCTTTGCGGAGGGGAGATATTCAGAAGCTCGGGATCTACTGTACAAGTGCCCTTTCCATATCCGCAAGCATCATGAAGTAACCAAGCTGTTTGAATCAATAAAAGCCAAGACTACTTCTTAA